One Paraburkholderia sp. IMGN_8 DNA window includes the following coding sequences:
- a CDS encoding DeoR/GlpR family DNA-binding transcription regulator: MWQEDRHQRIRALLSTLQRVSTERIMADLGVSRETVRRDLLDLEALGELRRVHGGAIKPANEAPIAERAHMRVKSKTAIAKAATGLITSGQTLFIDAGTTTAALAEELAKLANLTIVTNSIDVALKMRGAVEQTEAANEVILLGGSISDRAMATTGATTVLDIQRYRADMALLSPVGIDHRHGATNYDHGETEVARAMVANADRVVILADYSKIGQRSRISYCPVDRIDVLITNKRATEAADFTSLKRKLEEIVLA, from the coding sequence ATGTGGCAGGAAGACCGTCATCAGAGAATTCGCGCGTTGCTGTCGACGCTTCAACGCGTGTCGACCGAACGCATCATGGCGGACCTCGGCGTGTCGCGCGAAACAGTGCGGCGCGACCTGCTCGATCTGGAAGCACTCGGTGAGTTGCGGCGCGTGCACGGCGGCGCGATCAAACCTGCGAACGAAGCGCCGATCGCCGAGCGTGCGCACATGCGCGTCAAATCGAAGACAGCGATCGCCAAGGCGGCCACCGGGTTGATTACCAGTGGCCAGACGCTTTTTATCGACGCAGGCACCACCACCGCGGCGCTAGCCGAGGAGCTGGCGAAACTGGCGAACCTGACGATCGTCACCAATTCGATCGACGTCGCACTGAAAATGCGCGGCGCCGTCGAGCAAACCGAAGCGGCCAACGAAGTCATCCTGCTGGGCGGTTCGATCAGCGATCGCGCGATGGCGACCACCGGCGCCACCACGGTGCTCGACATCCAGCGCTATCGTGCGGACATGGCGCTGCTCTCGCCGGTAGGAATCGATCACCGGCACGGCGCGACCAACTACGATCACGGCGAAACCGAAGTGGCGCGCGCCATGGTCGCCAACGCGGACCGCGTCGTGATCCTCGCCGACTACAGCAAGATCGGCCAACGCAGCCGGATTTCGTACTGTCCGGTCGATCGCATAGATGTGCTGATCACCAACAAAAGGGCGACCGAAGCCGCAGACTTCACATCGCTGAAGAGGAAGCTGGAAGAGATCGTTCTGGCTTAG
- a CDS encoding dicarboxylate/amino acid:cation symporter, which yields MKKPIHKVLYVQVIVAIIIGIALGHYYPNLAVDMKPLGDGFIKLIKMVIGPIIFCTVVTGIAGMEDMKKVGRVGGKALLYFEIVSTFALVLGLIATHVLKPGVGFNIDPATLDGKAVASYAAKAHGQTTVDFLMHIIPDTISSAFAQGEILQILLVALLFGAVLATAGEKGKVVTNFIDGLSHVLFGIVRIITKLAPIGAFGAMAFTIGKYGIGSLLPMLKLIGTFYLTSIVFVVVVLGLIARAVGFNILRFVSYIKEEMLIVLGTSSSEAALPQLMLKLEKLGCSRSVVGLVVPTGYSFNLDGTNIYMTMAVLFIAQATNIDLTWTQQLTLLAVTMLTSKGASGVTGAGFITLAATLAVVPTIPLSGMVLILGIDRFMSECRALTNIVGNGVATVVVSAWEKELDRSKLNAALRGEVVVKEPAGV from the coding sequence GTGAAGAAACCTATCCACAAAGTGCTGTACGTCCAGGTGATCGTGGCGATCATCATCGGTATCGCGCTCGGACACTACTACCCGAACCTCGCCGTCGACATGAAGCCGCTCGGCGACGGCTTCATCAAGCTGATCAAGATGGTGATCGGGCCGATCATCTTCTGTACGGTGGTGACGGGCATCGCCGGCATGGAAGACATGAAGAAGGTCGGGCGCGTCGGCGGCAAGGCGCTGCTGTACTTCGAAATCGTTTCGACCTTCGCGCTGGTGCTCGGCCTGATCGCCACGCACGTGCTCAAGCCGGGTGTCGGCTTCAACATCGATCCGGCCACGCTCGACGGCAAGGCGGTCGCTTCGTACGCCGCCAAGGCGCACGGCCAGACCACGGTCGATTTCCTGATGCACATCATTCCTGACACGATCTCGTCGGCGTTCGCGCAAGGCGAGATCCTGCAGATCCTGCTGGTCGCGCTGCTGTTCGGCGCGGTGCTGGCAACGGCGGGTGAGAAGGGCAAGGTCGTGACGAACTTCATCGACGGCCTCTCGCACGTGCTGTTCGGCATCGTGCGCATCATCACGAAGCTGGCGCCGATCGGCGCGTTCGGCGCGATGGCCTTCACGATCGGCAAGTACGGCATCGGCTCTCTGTTGCCGATGCTCAAGCTGATCGGCACGTTCTATCTGACTTCGATCGTGTTCGTGGTGGTCGTGCTCGGCCTCATCGCGCGCGCGGTGGGCTTCAACATCCTGCGCTTTGTCTCGTACATCAAGGAAGAGATGCTGATCGTGCTCGGCACGAGCTCGTCGGAAGCCGCACTGCCGCAACTGATGCTCAAGCTCGAAAAGCTCGGCTGCTCGCGCTCGGTGGTGGGCCTCGTGGTGCCGACCGGTTATTCGTTCAACCTCGACGGCACCAACATCTATATGACGATGGCCGTGCTGTTCATCGCCCAGGCCACCAACATCGACCTTACGTGGACGCAGCAGCTCACGCTGCTGGCGGTGACGATGCTGACCTCGAAGGGCGCGAGCGGCGTGACCGGCGCGGGTTTCATCACGCTGGCGGCAACACTCGCTGTGGTGCCGACCATTCCGCTGTCGGGCATGGTGCTGATTCTCGGCATCGACCGCTTCATGAGCGAATGCCGCGCGCTGACCAATATCGTCGGCAACGGCGTGGCGACGGTGGTGGTGTCGGCGTGGGAAAAGGAACTGGATCGCTCGAAGCTGAACGCCGCGCTGCGCGGCGAAGTAGTGGTCAAAGAGCCGGCTGGCGTTTAA
- a CDS encoding Na/Pi cotransporter family protein, translating into MLILLNLLAGVALLVWGSHIVRTGILRVLGADLRSMLGRSTSSRWRAFLSGVGVTSLVQSSNATAVIVTSFAAQGLLPLTSGLAIMLGADVGTALMARVLTLDLSWLSPILILFGVPLFLSRKQTRLGQVGRTLIGLGLILLALHLIVEAAQPMMQAAGVRVMFGALTGDTMLDALVGVAFAMLSYSSLAAVLLTATLASSGVISLKVALCLVIGANLGSGLLALIGTVAQNAPARRLALGSLAFKLAGALLILPFAPLLARALPVLIANPREAVVGFHLIYNTLRCCACLSLIDPVARICTRMLPDRPQPNGELRPLHLDAAALSTPTLALAHAAREVLRIGDIVSAMLNNVAELIHHNNLDTARETVRMDDDVDELYAAVKAYLTLISREQLDEADSRRWTDIISLTINLEHAGDIIERIVSDIEEKKIAHRLSFSEEGLGELDDLQTRLAANLQLGLSVFLNNDLRCAERLLAEKERFRDLERAYSYKHLDRLAGQSLRSIETSALHLDLISDMKRLNSLFCATAYPVLDAAGALRDTRLRKRVLDTMHVKE; encoded by the coding sequence ATGCTGATTCTCCTTAACCTTCTGGCCGGTGTGGCGCTGCTCGTATGGGGGTCGCACATCGTCCGCACAGGCATCCTGCGGGTACTCGGCGCTGACCTGCGCAGCATGCTCGGGCGCAGCACCAGCAGCCGCTGGCGGGCCTTCCTCTCCGGTGTCGGCGTAACGAGCCTCGTGCAGAGCAGCAATGCAACCGCGGTGATCGTCACGTCGTTTGCGGCGCAGGGTCTCTTGCCGCTTACCAGCGGCCTCGCGATCATGCTCGGCGCCGACGTCGGCACCGCCTTGATGGCGCGGGTGCTGACACTCGATCTGTCATGGCTGTCGCCGATCCTGATTCTGTTCGGTGTGCCACTCTTTCTATCGCGCAAGCAGACCCGACTCGGTCAGGTCGGCCGCACGCTAATCGGGCTTGGCTTGATCCTGCTGGCGCTGCATCTGATCGTCGAAGCCGCCCAGCCAATGATGCAAGCCGCCGGCGTGCGGGTGATGTTCGGCGCGCTGACCGGCGACACGATGCTCGATGCGCTGGTCGGTGTGGCATTCGCGATGCTCTCCTATTCGAGCCTCGCGGCGGTATTGCTGACGGCGACGCTCGCGTCGTCCGGTGTGATCTCGTTGAAGGTGGCGTTGTGTCTTGTGATCGGCGCGAACCTCGGCAGCGGTTTGCTGGCGCTGATCGGTACTGTCGCGCAGAACGCGCCGGCGCGGCGTCTGGCGTTGGGCAGTCTTGCGTTCAAGCTTGCCGGCGCGCTGCTGATCCTGCCGTTCGCACCGCTGCTCGCGCGCGCTCTGCCGGTGCTGATCGCGAATCCGCGCGAAGCGGTGGTCGGCTTTCACCTGATCTACAACACGCTGCGTTGCTGTGCGTGCCTGTCGCTGATCGATCCGGTGGCGCGCATTTGCACGCGCATGTTGCCGGACCGGCCGCAGCCGAACGGCGAACTGCGGCCGCTGCATCTGGATGCCGCCGCACTTTCCACGCCGACTCTCGCGCTCGCGCATGCCGCGCGCGAGGTGCTGCGCATCGGTGACATCGTGAGCGCCATGCTCAACAACGTCGCGGAGCTGATCCATCACAACAATCTGGACACAGCGCGCGAAACAGTCCGCATGGACGACGACGTGGACGAACTCTACGCCGCGGTCAAAGCCTATCTCACTCTCATCTCCCGCGAGCAGCTCGACGAGGCCGATAGCCGCCGCTGGACCGACATCATTTCGCTGACGATCAACCTGGAGCATGCGGGCGACATCATCGAGCGGATCGTGAGCGATATCGAGGAGAAGAAGATCGCGCATCGTTTGTCGTTCTCCGAGGAAGGGCTCGGCGAACTGGACGATTTGCAGACGCGTCTTGCCGCCAATCTGCAACTCGGGCTATCCGTGTTTCTGAACAACGATCTGCGTTGCGCGGAGCGCTTGCTGGCGGAGAAGGAACGTTTTCGCGATCTGGAGCGCGCGTATTCATACAAGCATCTGGACCGGCTCGCGGGGCAAAGCTTGCGCAGCATCGAGACCAGCGCGCTGCATCTGGATTTGATCAGCGACATGAAGCGGCTCAATTCGCTGTTCTGCGCGACGGCCTATCCGGTACTCGACGCAGCCGGCGCGTTGCGCGACACGCGCTTGCGCAAACGCGTGCTCGACACGATGCACGTGAAGGAATAG
- a CDS encoding ABC transporter permease, which yields MKSQSRVGAWTAMIVGSLYFLIPLIATFEFSLRMKRGAYSFEAYSVVLADPRFQASFGYSILMAVLTIIVGVLLVVPTAYWVQLRLPKLRPVVEFITLLPLVVPAIVIVFGYLRIYNSSSILPLTSNERATDLLLVLGYVTLSLPYMYRAVDAGLRAVDVRSLTEAAECLGANWPTILFKVIFPNIRSGILSGAFLTFAVVIGEFTLASLLDRPAFGPYLQLIGANRAYEPSALAIIAFVITWASMGLIQVFGSARALSGQKI from the coding sequence ATGAAAAGCCAATCGCGTGTGGGCGCGTGGACCGCAATGATCGTCGGTTCGCTGTACTTCCTGATTCCGTTGATCGCGACGTTCGAATTCAGCCTGCGGATGAAGCGCGGCGCGTATAGCTTCGAGGCGTACAGCGTCGTGCTGGCCGATCCGCGGTTTCAGGCCTCGTTCGGCTATTCGATCCTGATGGCGGTGCTGACGATCATCGTCGGCGTGCTGCTGGTGGTGCCGACCGCATACTGGGTGCAATTGCGGCTGCCGAAGCTGCGCCCGGTGGTCGAGTTCATCACGCTGTTGCCGCTGGTGGTTCCGGCGATCGTGATCGTGTTCGGGTATCTGCGCATCTATAACAGCAGTTCGATTCTGCCGCTCACCAGCAACGAACGCGCGACCGACTTATTGCTGGTGCTCGGCTACGTGACGTTATCGCTGCCGTACATGTACCGCGCGGTGGATGCCGGTTTGCGCGCGGTCGACGTGCGTTCGCTGACCGAGGCCGCGGAGTGTCTCGGTGCGAACTGGCCGACGATTCTCTTCAAGGTGATTTTTCCGAATATCCGCTCCGGCATTCTGTCCGGCGCGTTTCTTACCTTTGCCGTGGTGATCGGCGAGTTCACGCTGGCGAGTCTGCTCGACCGGCCCGCGTTCGGACCGTATCTGCAATTGATCGGCGCGAACCGCGCGTATGAGCCGTCGGCGCTCGCGATCATCGCGTTCGTGATTACGTGGGCATCGATGGGTTTGATCCAGGTATTCGGCTCGGCCCGCGCGCTTAGCGGCCAGAAAATTTGA
- a CDS encoding ABC transporter permease subunit — MTASRESLGNLPLAQADEPPRKRARPVRGWRLPGEGPTAALSAVSVTTFAALWWLATHLHWLPPLFLPTPEAVWAAFLDAWHGRIQGGLPLSQHLAWSALRVFGAFALAAFTAVPIGIVMGVSRVARGLLDPPLEFYRPLPPLAYLPLVVIWFGIDETAKIVVIYLACFAPIAMAARAGVRSATIEQIHAAYSLGGRFAQIVRYVVLPAALPEILTGLRIAIGFGWTTLVAAEMVAATAGLGQMVLNASSFLRTDVVVMGIVLIGLIAWLFDLGMRALERRLVPWKGRV, encoded by the coding sequence ATGACAGCTTCGCGGGAATCATTAGGCAATCTGCCGCTGGCCCAGGCGGATGAGCCGCCACGGAAAAGGGCGCGGCCGGTACGCGGCTGGCGCTTGCCGGGCGAAGGCCCAACCGCGGCGTTGAGCGCAGTTTCCGTGACCACGTTCGCGGCGCTGTGGTGGCTTGCCACGCATCTGCACTGGCTGCCGCCGTTGTTCCTGCCGACGCCGGAGGCCGTTTGGGCCGCGTTTCTGGACGCGTGGCACGGACGCATTCAAGGCGGCTTGCCGCTCTCCCAGCACCTCGCATGGAGCGCACTGCGCGTGTTCGGCGCGTTCGCACTGGCTGCGTTCACCGCAGTGCCGATCGGTATCGTGATGGGCGTGAGCCGGGTCGCGCGCGGCTTGCTCGATCCGCCGCTGGAATTCTACCGGCCGCTGCCGCCGCTCGCGTATCTGCCGCTGGTGGTGATCTGGTTCGGGATCGACGAGACGGCGAAGATCGTCGTGATCTATCTCGCCTGCTTCGCGCCGATCGCGATGGCCGCGCGTGCCGGTGTGCGCAGTGCGACCATCGAGCAGATTCATGCGGCGTATTCTCTCGGTGGCCGCTTCGCGCAGATCGTGCGCTACGTGGTCTTGCCGGCGGCGTTGCCGGAGATTCTGACCGGCCTGCGTATCGCGATCGGCTTCGGCTGGACCACCTTGGTTGCTGCCGAGATGGTCGCCGCCACTGCGGGACTCGGTCAGATGGTGCTCAACGCATCGAGCTTTCTGCGTACCGACGTGGTGGTGATGGGCATCGTGCTGATCGGACTGATCGCGTGGCTGTTCGATCTCGGCATGCGGGCGCTGGAGCGGCGGCTGGTGCCGTGGAAAGGGCGCGTTTAA
- a CDS encoding ABC transporter substrate-binding protein, with protein MNRTALARLLSMSAAAGVAAAGVSSASAAPLDTLIAAAKQEGQLTVIALPHDWCNYGQLVAGFQKKYGIKVNELNPDAGSGDEIEAIKANKGNKGPQAPDVIDVGLSFGPSAKAAGLLQPYKVATWKSIPNDSKDADGYWYGDYYGVLSFEVNADMIDKVPADWSDLLKSDYKNAVSLAGDPRSANQAIQGVFAAGLSQSKGDVSNADKAGLKFFADLNKSGNFVPVIGKAASLAQGTTPIVVRWDYNALADRDTLKGNPKVQVVIPKTGVVAGVYVQAISAYAPHPNAAKLWMEYLYSDEGQIGWLTGYCHPMRYNEMVAAKKVPQALLDKLPPPTAYKNVVFPTLSQQDAYKDTITKHWDEAVGANVK; from the coding sequence ATGAACCGCACCGCGTTAGCACGTTTACTTTCGATGTCGGCCGCTGCGGGTGTTGCCGCAGCCGGCGTGAGCAGCGCTTCGGCCGCGCCGCTCGACACACTGATCGCAGCTGCCAAGCAGGAAGGTCAACTGACCGTGATCGCCTTGCCGCACGACTGGTGCAACTACGGTCAGCTGGTCGCCGGCTTTCAGAAGAAATACGGCATCAAGGTTAACGAGCTGAATCCGGATGCGGGTTCGGGCGACGAAATCGAAGCCATCAAGGCGAACAAGGGCAATAAAGGTCCGCAAGCGCCTGACGTGATCGACGTGGGTTTGTCTTTCGGTCCGAGCGCGAAGGCGGCAGGTCTGCTGCAGCCGTACAAGGTTGCGACGTGGAAGTCGATTCCCAATGACTCGAAAGATGCCGACGGCTACTGGTACGGCGATTACTACGGCGTGCTGTCTTTTGAAGTGAATGCCGACATGATCGACAAGGTGCCGGCCGACTGGAGCGATCTGCTCAAGTCAGACTATAAGAACGCCGTATCGCTGGCAGGCGACCCGCGCTCGGCCAACCAGGCGATCCAGGGCGTGTTCGCCGCGGGCCTCTCTCAGAGCAAGGGCGATGTGAGCAACGCCGACAAAGCCGGCCTCAAATTCTTTGCCGATCTGAACAAGAGCGGCAACTTCGTGCCGGTCATCGGCAAGGCCGCGTCGCTCGCGCAGGGCACCACGCCGATCGTCGTGCGCTGGGACTACAACGCACTGGCTGACCGCGATACGCTGAAGGGCAATCCGAAGGTGCAGGTGGTGATTCCGAAAACGGGCGTCGTCGCCGGTGTCTACGTGCAGGCGATCAGCGCCTATGCGCCGCATCCGAACGCGGCCAAGCTGTGGATGGAATATCTGTATTCGGACGAAGGCCAGATCGGCTGGCTGACCGGCTATTGCCACCCGATGCGCTATAACGAAATGGTCGCGGCGAAGAAGGTCCCGCAAGCGCTGCTCGACAAACTGCCGCCGCCTACGGCCTACAAGAATGTGGTGTTCCCGACGCTGTCCCAACAGGACGCCTACAAGGACACCATCACGAAGCATTGGGACGAAGCGGTCGGCGCGAACGTGAAGTAA
- a CDS encoding HAD family hydrolase, translating to MSRNLALFDLDHTLLPLDSDQAWAHFIAGLGIEGATRHAEEIDGYYQQYVAGTLDMAAYLNYTLAPLARHSREQLDAWHAQFMQDVITPAILPAARELVQRHVEAGDLCCIVTATNVFITTPIGKALGFEHLLGIELGTEGDDPLARYTGTAVGVPTFREGKITRTENWLASLGHRLQDFPQSYFYSDSINDIPLMECVTHPVATNPDARLRAIATERGWPVIELFA from the coding sequence ATGAGCCGCAACCTTGCGCTGTTCGACCTGGACCACACGCTGCTGCCGCTCGACAGCGATCAGGCGTGGGCGCACTTCATCGCTGGATTGGGCATAGAAGGCGCTACGCGGCATGCCGAGGAAATCGACGGCTACTACCAGCAATATGTGGCTGGCACGCTCGATATGGCCGCCTATCTGAACTACACACTGGCGCCGCTCGCCCGCCATTCGCGCGAACAGCTCGACGCGTGGCATGCCCAGTTCATGCAGGATGTGATTACGCCGGCAATCCTGCCGGCAGCGCGCGAGCTGGTGCAACGTCATGTCGAAGCAGGCGACTTGTGCTGCATCGTCACCGCAACCAACGTGTTCATCACAACGCCGATCGGCAAGGCGCTCGGCTTCGAACATCTGCTCGGGATCGAACTCGGCACTGAAGGTGACGATCCTCTGGCGCGCTATACGGGGACCGCAGTCGGCGTACCCACTTTCCGCGAAGGCAAGATCACGCGCACCGAGAATTGGCTGGCCTCGCTCGGCCATCGCTTGCAGGATTTTCCGCAAAGTTACTTCTATAGCGATTCGATCAACGACATACCCTTGATGGAATGTGTCACGCATCCGGTCGCGACCAATCCCGACGCGCGCTTGCGCGCCATCGCCACGGAACGGGGCTGGCCGGTGATCGAACTGTTTGCCTAA
- the ugpQ gene encoding glycerophosphodiester phosphodiesterase, whose amino-acid sequence MGNGINRAISADWPYPRLIAHRCGGTLAPENTLAGFDACVRYGYRMVEFDAKLSADNQLFLLHDDTLERTTNGHGAAAEHTWHSLAGLDAGGWYGPQFAGTRLPTLAEAAERCARDGIAANIEIKPCPGRDEVTGRLVASGALTLWQAQTPPLLSSFSFDALAAARDAAPSLRRGMLFEEVPADWLRIVRELDCVSLHASHRHLTEPLVAEIHAAGLRVLVYTVNDPKRARLLAQWGVDMICTDRIDRLEHDMLSAPANPG is encoded by the coding sequence GTGGGAAACGGGATTAATCGCGCTATATCCGCAGACTGGCCGTATCCGAGGCTGATCGCGCATCGCTGCGGCGGCACGCTGGCGCCGGAGAACACGCTCGCCGGTTTCGACGCGTGCGTACGCTACGGCTACCGGATGGTTGAATTCGACGCCAAGCTCTCCGCCGACAACCAGCTCTTTCTGTTGCATGACGACACGCTGGAGCGCACCACCAACGGCCACGGCGCCGCGGCAGAACATACGTGGCACTCACTGGCTGGGCTCGACGCGGGCGGCTGGTACGGGCCGCAATTCGCGGGCACGCGCCTGCCGACGCTCGCCGAAGCGGCCGAGCGTTGTGCGCGCGACGGCATCGCCGCAAACATCGAAATCAAACCGTGTCCGGGCCGCGACGAGGTCACCGGGCGTCTGGTGGCAAGCGGCGCGCTGACGCTTTGGCAAGCGCAGACGCCGCCACTGCTTTCATCGTTTTCGTTCGATGCGCTAGCCGCTGCGCGCGATGCGGCGCCTTCATTGCGGCGCGGCATGCTGTTCGAGGAGGTGCCGGCGGACTGGCTGCGCATCGTGCGTGAACTGGACTGCGTGTCGTTGCACGCGAGTCACCGGCATCTGACCGAACCGTTGGTCGCCGAGATCCATGCGGCCGGATTGCGCGTGCTGGTCTACACGGTGAACGACCCGAAGCGCGCGCGGTTGCTCGCGCAGTGGGGCGTCGACATGATTTGTACCGATCGCATCGATAGACTGGAACACGACATGTTGTCCGCACCGGCGAACCCGGGCTGA
- a CDS encoding ABC transporter permease subunit — protein MSASSDAGSVQPELLVPPVPTPTPRVDGPGRASQFLNWIGVVPFFTFALLFLILPTGFLMVGAFQDSQGHFTLANFRDLLQPGILDAYWISFKVSAASALGGAVIGSLLAWAAVQGKLPGWIRPTLMTFSGVASNFAGVPLAFAFICTLGRVGLVTVLLKKYLGFNLYSTGFSVLSFSGLTLTYLYFQIPLMVLIVTPALDGLKREWREACDCLGGTSYQYWRYVALPVLWPSVLGATLLLFANSFGAVATAYALTGSSLNIVTILLYAQIRGDVMHNQNLGYALALGMVLVTGLSNGGYIWLRSRAERGRR, from the coding sequence ATGAGCGCTTCATCGGATGCTGGATCGGTGCAGCCGGAATTGCTGGTTCCGCCTGTGCCCACGCCAACGCCTCGCGTCGACGGTCCGGGCCGCGCGTCGCAGTTCCTGAACTGGATCGGCGTGGTGCCGTTCTTTACCTTCGCGCTGTTGTTCCTGATTTTGCCGACCGGCTTTCTGATGGTCGGCGCATTTCAGGATTCGCAAGGCCACTTCACGCTCGCCAATTTTCGCGACCTGCTCCAGCCGGGCATACTCGACGCTTACTGGATCAGCTTCAAGGTGAGCGCCGCTTCCGCGCTCGGCGGCGCGGTGATCGGTTCGCTGCTCGCGTGGGCGGCGGTGCAAGGCAAACTGCCCGGCTGGATTCGTCCGACCTTGATGACGTTCTCCGGCGTCGCGTCGAATTTTGCCGGCGTGCCGCTCGCGTTCGCCTTCATCTGCACATTGGGGCGCGTCGGTCTCGTCACCGTGCTGCTGAAGAAATACCTCGGCTTCAATCTGTATTCGACGGGCTTCAGCGTGTTGAGCTTCTCCGGTTTGACACTGACCTACCTGTACTTCCAGATTCCGTTAATGGTGCTGATCGTCACGCCCGCGCTCGACGGCCTGAAGCGCGAATGGCGCGAAGCCTGCGACTGTCTCGGTGGCACGTCGTATCAATACTGGCGCTACGTTGCGTTGCCGGTGCTGTGGCCGAGCGTGCTCGGCGCCACCTTGCTGCTGTTCGCCAATTCGTTCGGCGCGGTCGCCACCGCTTATGCGCTGACCGGCAGTTCGTTGAACATCGTCACGATCCTGCTGTACGCGCAGATTCGCGGCGACGTGATGCACAACCAGAACCTCGGCTACGCGCTCGCGCTCGGCATGGTTCTCGTGACCGGACTGTCGAACGGCGGCTATATCTGGTTGCGTTCACGCGCGGAAAGGGGGCGTCGATGA
- a CDS encoding ABC transporter ATP-binding protein: protein MAFLEIENLHKSFGANTALHHFDMKIERGEFITFLGPSGCGKTTVLRMIAGFETPTRGIIRLDNKDVTHLRTRQRKVGMVFQSYALFPNMTVADNIGFGLKITHRPQAEIKKRVEEMLQLIKLPHLGERYPWQLSGGQQQRVALARALAGKPQVLLLDEPLSALDAKIRISLRQDIRALQRELGITSIFVTHDQEEALSISDRIVVMNEGRVEQIGSPSEIYNYPRTRFVASFVGTLNILAGHVVDPATGKMAVDGQELTTTQELPPDDAGKKRLLALRPEAIVLEPAAPGRNTLNATVEEVNFLGAVVRIRARVKDAVVSLDVFNDPNRGLPERGQPVSLGFSHENLLVLEEGGA from the coding sequence ATGGCTTTTCTTGAGATCGAAAATCTGCATAAGTCGTTCGGGGCGAACACGGCGCTGCATCACTTCGACATGAAGATCGAACGCGGCGAGTTCATCACCTTTCTCGGACCGTCCGGTTGCGGCAAGACCACAGTATTGCGGATGATCGCCGGCTTCGAAACGCCGACGCGCGGCATCATCCGGTTGGACAACAAGGACGTCACGCATCTGCGTACGCGGCAGCGCAAGGTCGGCATGGTGTTTCAGTCGTATGCGCTGTTCCCGAACATGACGGTGGCCGACAACATCGGCTTCGGGCTGAAGATCACGCATCGTCCGCAGGCGGAGATCAAAAAGCGCGTCGAAGAAATGCTGCAGCTGATCAAGCTGCCGCATCTCGGCGAGCGTTATCCATGGCAATTGTCGGGCGGTCAGCAGCAGCGCGTGGCATTGGCGCGCGCGCTGGCCGGCAAGCCGCAAGTGCTGCTGCTCGACGAGCCGCTCTCCGCGCTCGACGCGAAGATCCGCATTTCGCTGCGGCAGGACATTCGCGCGCTGCAGCGCGAACTCGGCATCACATCGATTTTCGTCACGCACGATCAGGAAGAGGCGCTGTCGATTTCCGACCGCATCGTCGTGATGAACGAAGGCCGCGTCGAACAGATCGGCTCGCCTTCGGAGATCTATAACTATCCGCGTACGCGCTTTGTTGCTTCGTTCGTCGGCACGCTGAACATCCTGGCGGGACACGTCGTGGATCCGGCCACCGGCAAGATGGCCGTCGACGGCCAGGAGCTGACGACCACGCAGGAACTGCCGCCGGACGACGCCGGCAAAAAGCGTCTGCTCGCGCTGCGGCCCGAGGCGATCGTGCTAGAGCCGGCCGCGCCCGGCCGCAACACGCTGAATGCAACCGTCGAAGAGGTCAATTTCCTCGGCGCCGTGGTGCGCATCCGAGCACGCGTGAAGGACGCGGTCGTTTCGCTCGACGTGTTCAACGACCCGAATCGCGGCTTGCCGGAACGGGGTCAGCCGGTGTCGCTGGGTTTCTCGCACGAGAACCTGCTGGTGCTCGAAGAAGGCGGCGCATAA